In Edaphobacter paludis, a single window of DNA contains:
- a CDS encoding cysteine dioxygenase family protein has product MTTSSAIARTTHPLRTGITDFVAGLRELERDLITKDRIAEYMAATTLRPEALHDYVWWRDSFYTRNLIYRDELFEVMTICWSPGQKTAIHTHNGQLGWMTVSQGEVSTHEYHHTSCNAPENQNVVNIDCLGGATELQIDKVRTVVCAEGSGMVTVDKLQTIHQIENSGTTGCISLHVYSKPFDSCIAFDLEKQRCYRRQLSYFSKDGHPLEK; this is encoded by the coding sequence ATGACGACAAGCTCTGCAATTGCGAGAACCACCCATCCTCTACGAACCGGCATCACCGATTTCGTGGCAGGTCTGCGCGAATTAGAGCGCGATCTGATCACCAAGGATCGTATCGCCGAGTACATGGCTGCGACCACCCTGCGGCCCGAGGCGCTCCACGACTACGTCTGGTGGCGAGACAGCTTCTACACAAGAAACCTCATCTACCGGGACGAGCTTTTCGAGGTGATGACCATCTGCTGGTCCCCCGGCCAGAAGACCGCGATCCATACCCACAACGGCCAACTTGGCTGGATGACGGTGTCGCAAGGCGAAGTAAGTACCCACGAGTATCACCACACCAGTTGCAATGCGCCCGAGAATCAGAACGTCGTGAACATCGATTGTCTCGGCGGCGCGACGGAGTTGCAGATCGACAAGGTAAGGACGGTAGTCTGCGCCGAAGGCAGTGGCATGGTGACCGTGGACAAGTTGCAGACGATCCACCAGATCGAGAATTCCGGGACCACCGGCTGCATCAGCCTGCATGTCTACTCAAAGCCATTCGATAGTTGCATCGCCTTCGATCTCGAGAAACAGCGGTGCTATCGACGCCAGTTGAGCTATTTCAGCAAAGACGGCCACCCGTTGGAGAAGTAG
- a CDS encoding SDR family oxidoreductase: MSQTDTNPRKILVLGATSGIAEATCRIWASQGARLFLVARNAEKLAAVAADLRTRGASYVDTAVADLDDTDNHPALLSHAVNSLTGLDIAYLAHGILGDQAKAEQDFNTAAQIIYTNYMAPVSLLTWLANFCVQRRAGTLAVISSVAGDRGRKSNYLYGSSKAGLSAFLDGLRNRIDREGVTVLTIKPGPVKTSMTSGMKGSEKFADVDKVAQSIVKAIDKRHDVLYVPFQWQPIMFIIRHIPERFFKKLNL; this comes from the coding sequence ATGAGTCAGACTGATACAAATCCCCGCAAAATCCTCGTTCTCGGGGCAACTTCCGGTATCGCCGAAGCAACCTGCCGCATCTGGGCCAGCCAGGGCGCACGCCTCTTTCTTGTAGCCCGCAATGCGGAGAAGCTTGCCGCGGTTGCCGCGGATCTAAGGACACGCGGAGCAAGCTACGTCGACACCGCCGTCGCCGACCTCGACGATACAGACAACCATCCGGCGCTGCTATCTCATGCCGTAAACTCACTTACCGGCCTGGACATCGCCTATCTGGCGCACGGCATCCTCGGCGACCAGGCCAAAGCCGAGCAGGATTTCAATACTGCTGCGCAGATCATCTACACCAACTACATGGCACCGGTCTCGCTGCTGACCTGGCTGGCCAACTTCTGCGTTCAGCGCCGTGCAGGGACGCTTGCCGTCATCTCCTCGGTTGCGGGCGATCGTGGGCGCAAGTCGAACTACCTTTATGGCTCGTCCAAGGCTGGCCTGTCGGCGTTTCTAGATGGCCTGCGTAACCGCATTGACCGCGAAGGCGTTACAGTGCTGACGATTAAGCCTGGGCCGGTCAAGACCTCAATGACCTCCGGCATGAAGGGGAGCGAGAAATTCGCCGATGTCGATAAGGTCGCGCAAAGTATCGTCAAGGCGATCGATAAGCGGCACGATGTTCTCTATGTGCCCTTCCAGTGGCAGCCGATCATGTTCATCATTCGGCACATCCCGGAGCGGTTCTTCAAGAAGCTCAATCTGTGA
- a CDS encoding FAD-binding oxidoreductase → MPTAPPATPELDFRTPDEQFEGKAPFESWGRYPNYDANVVPLHWQSDYPAVASGMHNGVLPVGMGRSYGDVCLLRGGNLLVTTGLNRLIAFDPETGLLTAEAGITLAQILDFAVPRGFFLPVSPGTKYVTLGGAIANDIHGKNHHVAGTFGRHVTQFELIRSDGTRKLCSLTENSDFYAATIGGLGLTGLITWAQLRLKPIVSRLIDYEGIQFHGIDEFLDLTRQSQDIEYTVSWIDCASTGKNFARGVFMQGDHSTKRSELKPSPAPKLVFPFDAPGFALNHLSVSLFNTAFFHKQIHERVVALQDYEPFFYPLDKVLHWNRMYGKRGLLQFQYVIPWEHAREGTIAILKEVAKSGLASFLAVLKVFGDVPSPGMMSFPKPGITLALDFPIKPDKSFPLFERLADMTREFGGRLYPAKDAAMTAAQFQAFYPQWQQFARYRDPQLTSSFWERVTPNS, encoded by the coding sequence ATGCCGACCGCCCCACCAGCAACGCCGGAACTCGACTTCCGCACCCCGGACGAGCAGTTCGAGGGTAAGGCGCCCTTCGAGTCCTGGGGACGCTACCCGAACTACGACGCAAATGTCGTTCCGCTGCACTGGCAGAGCGACTATCCCGCCGTAGCCAGCGGGATGCACAACGGTGTGCTCCCGGTGGGCATGGGACGCAGCTATGGCGATGTCTGTCTGCTCAGGGGCGGCAATCTGCTCGTGACGACAGGGCTGAACCGCCTGATCGCCTTCGATCCCGAGACTGGTCTGCTGACCGCCGAAGCGGGAATCACGCTGGCCCAGATCCTAGATTTTGCCGTTCCTCGCGGCTTCTTCCTTCCCGTTTCGCCCGGGACAAAATATGTGACCCTTGGCGGAGCAATCGCCAACGATATCCACGGCAAGAACCACCATGTCGCGGGAACCTTCGGCCGTCACGTCACGCAGTTCGAGCTGATCCGGTCCGACGGCACGCGCAAACTCTGCTCGCTAACCGAGAACTCAGACTTCTACGCCGCAACTATCGGCGGTCTTGGCCTCACCGGGCTCATCACCTGGGCGCAACTGCGGCTCAAACCCATCGTCTCGCGCTTGATCGACTACGAAGGTATCCAGTTCCACGGTATCGACGAGTTCCTCGACCTTACCCGGCAGAGCCAGGACATCGAGTACACCGTGAGTTGGATCGACTGCGCCTCCACCGGCAAGAACTTCGCCCGCGGGGTCTTCATGCAGGGCGATCACTCGACGAAGAGGAGCGAACTGAAGCCCTCACCCGCGCCGAAGCTGGTCTTTCCCTTCGATGCGCCTGGTTTCGCGCTCAATCATCTCTCGGTCAGCCTCTTCAATACTGCTTTCTTCCACAAGCAGATCCACGAGCGCGTCGTCGCTTTGCAGGATTACGAACCTTTCTTCTATCCGCTCGACAAGGTCCTGCACTGGAACCGCATGTACGGCAAGCGCGGTCTGCTGCAGTTCCAGTACGTGATTCCCTGGGAACATGCTCGCGAAGGCACCATCGCGATTCTCAAAGAAGTCGCCAAATCGGGCCTTGCCAGCTTCCTTGCTGTGCTCAAAGTCTTCGGCGATGTTCCTTCGCCTGGCATGATGAGCTTCCCCAAGCCCGGTATCACGCTGGCACTGGACTTCCCCATCAAGCCGGACAAGAGTTTTCCTCTGTTTGAACGGCTCGCGGACATGACCCGCGAGTTTGGTGGACGGCTTTATCCGGCCAAAGACGCAGCCATGACCGCGGCGCAGTTCCAGGCCTTCTATCCGCAGTGGCAGCAGTTCGCCCGCTACCGCGACCCGCAACTTACCTCCAGCTTCTGGGAGCGCGTTACCCCAAATTCCTAA
- a CDS encoding helix-turn-helix domain-containing protein has translation MANSNQASAVINLFEPQRVPVYVVLPPRTLLLNVAGPLEVLRRANQEQTKMRFDVSYVAAAAAVNTSIGLTLADLDSLPDELPLTAIIVVIGNVDQVMKDPERFRTSVEDEQEKVIVEWLRRVIRPEHKLITLCSGALLAGRAGLLNHRMCTTHNVDCDELEALAPRAKVLRNRLYVKDGNLYSSAGVTAGVDLMLHVLHELTEIQCVLAVARYLVIHLQRSGSDPQLSPWLEGRNHMHPVVHRVQDAIGSDPTRPWTRAQLAKIAGASGRHLSRLFHEHTGMAIVDYRNRLRVAIAKELLNQSQLDMENIAEKAGFESTRQLRRAWSRVFATSPRQARPPKVNVQRVA, from the coding sequence ATGGCTAACTCAAACCAGGCATCGGCCGTGATCAACCTATTCGAACCGCAACGAGTTCCGGTGTATGTGGTTTTGCCGCCGCGTACGCTTTTGCTGAATGTTGCAGGCCCCCTTGAAGTATTGCGACGGGCCAATCAAGAACAGACGAAGATGCGATTTGACGTCTCGTATGTGGCGGCAGCCGCTGCTGTGAATACATCGATCGGTCTGACGCTTGCAGATCTGGATTCGCTACCCGATGAGCTACCGCTTACGGCGATTATCGTGGTTATAGGCAATGTGGACCAGGTGATGAAAGATCCCGAGAGGTTCAGGACAAGCGTGGAGGATGAACAGGAGAAGGTCATCGTCGAGTGGCTAAGACGCGTAATTCGTCCCGAACACAAGCTGATTACGCTGTGTTCTGGCGCTCTCCTGGCAGGGCGTGCTGGTCTTTTGAATCATCGCATGTGTACAACGCACAATGTGGACTGCGATGAGTTGGAGGCGCTTGCACCGCGTGCGAAAGTGCTGCGGAATCGGCTGTATGTTAAGGACGGAAATCTATACAGCAGTGCGGGCGTGACCGCAGGGGTTGACCTGATGCTGCATGTTCTGCATGAGTTGACGGAGATACAGTGCGTGCTTGCGGTGGCGCGGTATCTCGTGATTCATCTCCAGAGAAGCGGGTCCGACCCACAGCTTTCGCCCTGGCTGGAGGGCAGAAATCATATGCATCCGGTCGTGCACCGAGTGCAGGACGCCATTGGAAGTGATCCGACGCGCCCATGGACGAGAGCGCAACTGGCCAAGATTGCCGGAGCCAGCGGGCGTCATTTGTCACGACTCTTTCATGAGCATACGGGTATGGCGATCGTGGACTATCGAAATCGGCTGCGCGTTGCGATCGCAAAGGAACTCCTGAACCAGAGCCAACTGGACATGGAAAACATCGCGGAGAAGGCCGGCTTTGAGTCGACGAGGCAGCTTCGCCGCGCATGGAGCAGGGTGTTTGCGACGAGCCCCAGGCAAGCACGGCCACCAAAAGTGAACGTGCAGCGCGTCGCCTGA
- the rplT gene encoding 50S ribosomal protein L20 produces MPRVKRSTKRNDRRKKILKRASGYFLTKSKLYQAAQEAVERGLMFAYTGRKQKKRQYRALWIVRINAACRINGMSYSTFINGLKLAGNGLDRKILADIAVNDAAGFATLAEQAKAALKSAKDARTAA; encoded by the coding sequence ATGCCCCGTGTAAAACGGAGTACGAAACGCAATGACCGCCGCAAAAAGATCCTCAAGCGCGCGAGTGGTTACTTCCTCACAAAATCCAAGCTCTATCAGGCAGCGCAGGAAGCCGTCGAGCGCGGACTCATGTTCGCCTATACCGGCCGCAAACAGAAGAAGCGGCAGTATCGCGCTCTCTGGATCGTGCGTATCAATGCTGCCTGCCGCATCAATGGCATGAGCTACTCGACCTTCATCAATGGCCTCAAGCTGGCCGGCAACGGTCTAGATCGCAAGATCCTCGCCGACATCGCCGTCAACGACGCCGCCGGTTTCGCTACCTTGGCAGAGCAGGCCAAGGCAGCCCTGAAGTCCGCGAAGGATGCACGTACCGCAGCATAA
- the rpmI gene encoding 50S ribosomal protein L35 — protein sequence MPKLKTHSGAAKRFKKTGTGKFKRGQSKMRHILTSKATKTKRKLGGSVLVSEADHAKVARMIPYA from the coding sequence ATGCCAAAGTTGAAGACACACAGCGGCGCCGCAAAGCGCTTCAAGAAGACCGGTACGGGCAAATTCAAGCGCGGCCAGTCCAAGATGCGCCATATCCTCACCTCGAAGGCAACCAAGACCAAGCGCAAGTTGGGCGGCTCGGTTCTGGTCTCTGAGGCGGATCACGCCAAAGTAGCACGCATGATTCCTTACGCCTGA
- the bla gene encoding subclass B3 metallo-beta-lactamase: protein MLKSGKLWTRAGRFLVLMVVTAAVIAKAQDPAWTTPFPSYRIAGNLYYVGSKDLASYLIVTPQGDILINSSLQSSPALIKKSVEKLGFKFSDVKILLISHAHWDHDAGSAEVMKLTGAKYMVMDADVPVVESGGRKDFHYGRSPEDLYPPAKVDRVLHDGSEVRLGGTVLVAHLTPGHTKGCTTWTMKVTEGGKTYNVVIVGSPNLNPGYNLVNDPAYPQIAQDYEKTFQVLKSLPCDIFLGAHGSYYGMLAKYALLKQRGPKVFVDPQGYKTYVADRERAFRAELAKQLKGGR from the coding sequence ATGTTGAAAAGCGGAAAGTTGTGGACGAGAGCGGGCCGATTTCTGGTTCTGATGGTGGTCACCGCTGCCGTGATCGCCAAGGCGCAGGACCCGGCGTGGACGACGCCGTTTCCGTCATACCGCATCGCGGGCAACCTGTACTACGTCGGCAGCAAGGACCTGGCGTCGTACCTGATAGTGACGCCGCAGGGAGACATCCTCATCAACAGCAGCCTGCAAAGTTCGCCCGCGCTGATCAAGAAGAGCGTTGAAAAGCTTGGGTTCAAGTTCAGCGATGTGAAGATCCTGCTGATCAGCCATGCCCACTGGGATCATGATGCGGGCAGCGCCGAGGTCATGAAGCTCACCGGCGCGAAGTACATGGTGATGGATGCGGACGTTCCCGTGGTTGAGTCCGGTGGAAGGAAAGACTTCCACTATGGACGGTCGCCGGAGGATCTTTACCCGCCCGCCAAGGTAGACCGCGTGCTGCACGATGGCAGCGAAGTTCGGCTGGGAGGGACCGTGCTGGTGGCGCATCTGACGCCCGGCCACACCAAGGGCTGCACGACCTGGACGATGAAGGTTACGGAGGGCGGGAAGACATACAACGTTGTCATCGTGGGCAGTCCGAATTTGAATCCGGGCTACAACCTGGTGAATGACCCGGCCTATCCACAAATTGCACAGGACTATGAGAAGACGTTTCAAGTGCTGAAGTCCTTGCCCTGCGATATCTTTCTGGGGGCGCATGGCAGCTACTACGGGATGCTGGCGAAGTATGCCCTGCTGAAGCAGAGGGGGCCGAAGGTATTTGTCGATCCGCAGGGGTACAAGACCTATGTGGCCGATAGGGAGAGGGCTTTTCGGGCCGAGTTGGCGAAGCAGTTGAAGGGCGGCAGGTAA
- a CDS encoding M48 family metallopeptidase: MRLRTILLLLAALAALVSAPQWVKSTSPTEARALYAAAHDRTAYTLPPAKLRQAEGLFRTRTILYFAGSAWSILQLILLLAAGVPQRLRDGVVRATSNRLAQCFLFTLMLFGAIAALDAPLYIYGHHLGLAYGLSVQHWPNWLWDQLKSFLLVWIVGGMLVMVLFWVIRRSPRRWWVWFWVPAMVAVLFGVFLAPVLVDPLFNKFEPLQQSNPALVEQLEKVVARSGISLPPDRMFYMRASSKVTDLNAYVTGFGPSKRLVLWDTTIAQATPDELSSVFGHELGHYALHHIALGLVFTGLLLLVAFFLGQKMTEWLLRRYGLRWRIHSQNDWAFLAILLLALNTLSFFSAPVENAFSRAIEHAADVYGQEVIHGIVADPQAVTQHAFQRLGEASLEDPTAHPFVEFWTYSHPSIESRAAFAAAYNPWSTGEHAKYFSNSDAVYLK; the protein is encoded by the coding sequence ATGCGCCTTCGAACGATCCTGCTTCTGCTTGCTGCCCTGGCCGCTCTCGTCTCAGCGCCCCAGTGGGTAAAGAGCACAAGCCCAACCGAAGCGCGTGCACTATACGCAGCGGCGCATGATCGAACCGCCTATACGCTGCCGCCTGCGAAGTTGAGACAGGCTGAGGGCCTCTTCCGCACGCGGACGATACTCTACTTCGCCGGCAGTGCATGGAGCATTCTGCAACTCATCCTTCTGCTCGCGGCAGGGGTTCCGCAGCGGCTGCGCGATGGGGTAGTAAGGGCTACGAGCAATCGCCTCGCGCAGTGCTTCCTGTTTACGCTGATGCTTTTTGGGGCCATCGCAGCGCTGGATGCTCCGTTGTATATCTATGGGCATCATCTTGGACTGGCCTATGGGCTCTCCGTGCAGCATTGGCCGAACTGGCTTTGGGACCAACTCAAGAGTTTTCTGCTGGTGTGGATCGTGGGCGGCATGTTGGTAATGGTGCTGTTCTGGGTGATTCGGCGTTCGCCAAGGCGATGGTGGGTATGGTTCTGGGTTCCGGCAATGGTGGCAGTCCTGTTCGGAGTGTTTCTCGCGCCCGTGCTGGTCGATCCGCTCTTCAATAAGTTCGAACCGTTGCAGCAATCGAACCCCGCTCTGGTCGAGCAACTGGAGAAGGTCGTCGCCCGTAGCGGCATTAGCCTGCCGCCGGATCGGATGTTCTACATGCGCGCCAGCAGCAAGGTCACGGACCTGAACGCCTATGTAACCGGCTTTGGGCCGTCAAAGCGGCTTGTCCTCTGGGACACGACGATTGCGCAGGCAACGCCGGATGAACTGTCCTCTGTGTTTGGCCACGAGCTGGGCCACTATGCGCTGCATCATATCGCGCTTGGGCTGGTGTTTACCGGATTGCTGTTGTTGGTGGCCTTCTTCCTCGGCCAGAAGATGACCGAGTGGCTGCTGCGCCGTTATGGTCTGCGCTGGCGTATCCATTCACAAAACGATTGGGCTTTCCTTGCCATCCTGCTGCTGGCGTTGAATACCTTGTCGTTCTTCTCCGCGCCAGTCGAAAACGCCTTCAGCCGGGCTATTGAGCACGCTGCGGACGTCTATGGGCAGGAGGTAATTCACGGCATCGTCGCCGATCCGCAGGCGGTGACGCAACATGCCTTTCAGCGGTTGGGGGAGGCTTCGCTCGAAGATCCCACAGCGCACCCCTTTGTCGAATTCTGGACCTACAGCCATCCTTCGATTGAGAGCCGTGCAGCCTTCGCCGCCGCATACAATCCGTGGTCAACTGGCGAGCATGCAAAATATTTTTCAAATTCTGATGCGGTTTATCTCAAGTAA